Genomic DNA from Aggregatilinea lenta:
GAAACGCCACAGGATTTCACGTGGGATTTAAACACGAAAGAGCCGTTTGTGGAGAGGGGGGGACACCACAAACGGCTCGATTCTTCGACCTAACAGCATCATCGGTGACGCGCATCTCCGTGTGTGCTAGGCCTTAGCGTCTCTCTTTGTGTTACAAGCCAACTCTATCCCATTACACGTGAGCCACTGCATCCGATCCGAAGAGACGCTAGTGACCAGAATAATAGGTCGGGGAGCTTAAATGAGCGTGAACGCATTATGAGAAGAAAATGAGAGCAGGGTTTTCCCCTGTGTCCCTACGGGAAAACGCCCGGAAAACAACCCCAAAAACAGGTTAAGATTTCTCATCTTTCCCCTTGCGGAACAGCTTCAGCCACTCCTCGACATCCGCCGCCGACATGTGCGGATTCGGGTCGTCGTCGTCCGGCATCGGTGGCGCTTCCAGTTCGGCGGCGAAGGCGCGCGGCGCGATCACCTTCATGCGGCGGCGCTGCGCGACCTGCACGATCTGCTGGTCGCCGGAAACGACCCACCACTTGCCCGGATCGCGCGCATCGCGGATGCGGCGCAGCAGCAGTGAGTCGGCAGGCGTGCTGTGCGGCGCGAAAATCACCGTCACGTCGCTAGTGGACAGGGCGCGCGAGGGTCCACCCGGCAGCCCGGCATCGAAAATGACCGTGCAGCGCTTGCGCTTACGCATCATGAAGCCCTTCAGGCGTTCGACCAGCTTGGCTTCGTCGTCGGGGTCATCCAGGCGCAGGCTGCGCATCTGCCCGATCAGATTGTGGCCGTCGATGAGGTAAGGCATGCGTCCGCGCTCCCTTGCTTGGGCATCGTGGCCCGGCTCACGGCGCGAACAACGTCAGCAAACGATCGGGGTAATCGGTCGTCAGCCCGTCGATCCCGGCAGCGACCAGGGCGCGCGCGTCGTCCAGCTCGTTGACGGTCCAGGCGGTGATCTCCTGGCCGCGCGCGTGGATCTGAGCGATGGCGTCCGGCGTGCACAAGGGGAAAAAGGCGTTGACGGTTTTGTAGATCACCTCGTCGTCGCCCGGCAGCCGATCCCACCACAATTCACTGAGTGCGATTTCCGGCGCGATGTGGCAGACGAGGTGCAGCGCGGCGTGGTAGAAGGAGCGGATCTGCGTGCGCTCTACCAGCCCAAGCTCGCGGATCAGCGCGACGACTTCCGCCTCCATGCCGGGGAAGCGCCACGGATCTTTTAACTCGATGAACAGCAGCAGGTTGGTGGACTTGAGGGTGTCTAGCGTTTCGCGCAGGGTGGGGATGCGCTCGCCCGCAAAGGCCGGATCGAACGCGCTGCCCGCGTCCAGCGCCTGCACCTCGGCCAGCGTCTTCTCGTAAATCGGCCCGTGGCCGTTCGTGGTGCGGTCCAGATTGTCGTCGTGGAACACCACCAATTCGCCGTCGGTGGTGCGCTGCACGTCAAATTCCACGCCGTCGATGCCCAGATCCGCCGCCACGCGGAACGCCGCCAGCGTATTTTCCGGCGCGAGGCCGCGCGCGCCGCGATGCCCGACGATGATCGGGTGGCGGTGGGAAGCGAGCGAGCGGGGGATCGGCTTCAAATAGCGCCACTCAGGGCGATCTTCCGGCGGAAGCACCGGGGAGGTGCGGAGTTCTTCTTCGGCCACGGTTACAGCTCCTGTCCAGCTAGAAATGTGGCCCTATTATACGCCCTCGCCGCTCTCGATCCACTCCACACCGCGCGCCGGGTCGCCGCGCACCAGCGTGATCACAGCGATCTCCGGGCGGCAGTTGAAGCGCAGCACCACGCGCCCGGTCCCGATCCCGCTCGACACGTACAACGCCATGTCACCCACACGATACGCGCCTTCCGGGTACAACTTCCCCAGGTCGGGCAGGAGCAGCGGCGGCAGCCCCGGCGGGCGGATCTGCCCCCCGTGCGCGTGGCCGGAAAGCTGGAGCACCACCCGCGCGTTTTCCGCCGCGATCGGGGCGTAATCCGGCTCATGCGCCATCAGGATCACGGGCGCGTCCTCCGGCGCACCGCACAGCGAAGCGTCCAGATCGGGCATACCCCACAGCACGTCGTCCACCCCCGCCAGCACCAGCCAGTCCGTGCCGCGCATCAGCACGCGATGCTCGTTGCGCAGCAGCGTGATTCCGGCATCCGCGAGGTGCTGTTTCACCCGCGCCGCATGGCCGAAGTAATCGTGATTACCCAGAATCGCCCACGCTCCGTCCGGCGCTTCCAGTCGCGACAGGACCGCCGCGCCCGCCGCCAACCCACCCCGACCTGCCGTGGCGATATCGCCCGTCAGCAGGACGAGATCCGGCGCGGCGCGGTTCGTCAGCGTGACGACGTGCGGCAGCGCGTTTTGCGTCAGCCGGATGCCCAGGTGCAGATCGGATAGCTGTGCGATGCGGTAGCCCTCGAAGGCGGGCGGCAGATCGGGCACGGCCAGCGTCCGGTGTGTGACGCGCGGCCAGCGCGGCTCGATGCGCCACGCATAAAACAGTCCGGCTCCCGGCACGACCGCGCCGATCAGCGCTGCCCACGTTTTGAGTTGGTTCACGAGTCCTCTGCCTTCAGCGCCAGCCGCGCGACCACCGGGCGGTGATCGGACGTGCCGCTGCTGCTCCAGGTGCGTGCGTCCAGCGCGGTGAAGTGATCGCTGTGCCACACGTAGTCGATGCGCACAACGCGCAGACCGGGCGCTAGATCGCGCAGACGGTTCGGGTACGAAAAGTCCAGGCCCCAGCCCGCCTCGCGGAAGGAATCGTGCAGCAGACGCGCCGTCGCGCGGTAGGCGTCGCTCTGGTCGGACATGTTGCAGTCGCACAGCACGATCACCGGGCCGCTTTCCGCACGGACGCGCGCGCGCAGATCGGCCAGTTCCATGTCGCGGCTGGCGTCATCGTACCCCAGAGGCAGCAGGCCATGCGGCGGGCGGGGATGCGCCACGAAGACCGTTACGGGGCCGCCGGGCGTGTCGATCACCGCGCGCAGATGGCGCATCGAGTCGGGCAGCGCGGCATAGGGCGTTTCTTCGAGGATCGGGTAGCGGCTGATCAGCCCCACGCCGTGTACGGGCATCTGCGGATACCACACCTGATACGGGTAGTCCTCGCCCAGTTCCGCCTGGATGCGCGCGGCGTGCTCCGGCCCGACTTCCTCAAAGCCGACGATGTCCGCGTCCAGATCGCGGATGACGTCGATCACCTGATCGGGATCGGAAAAATGGGAGAGGATGTTGTACGTCGCGGCCTTGAGCGTGATGCCATCTCCGGCCTGGGCCACGTCACCGGACGGCAGCAGCAAATCGCCGTAGAGCAGCGCGAACGCCAGCAGGATCGGGGCTTCCAGCGCGGCCAGCGGCCAGCGCCGCCCGATCCCGGCCACCAGCGCCGCGATCAGCGCGCCGAGCGCCCACCACGGCACGAAGTTGTTGGCCCATGCGACCGCGCCCCACCGTTCTCCAACGGCCAGCCGCGCGATCAGGTAAACAATCGTGCCCAGACCGTACAGCAGCGCCGCCGCTTGCAGCAGCCGCCACGCCGCCCGGCCCAGGTTCCCGACCGGGGAAGTCTCGATTATTGGCGCGCGCATGGTTACGACCCGGCGGCATCGTGCAGCGCAAGGTCGGCGATGATCGGGCGGTGATCGGACGTGCCGTTGCTGCCGGCGGGATGGGCGTCCAGCGCAGTGAAGTCGCCGCTGATCCAGATATAGTCGATGCGTACCAACGGCGGCAGGAATGTGCGCCCGTAAGGGAAGGTCAGGCCGAACCCGCGCCCCGCCTCACGGAACGAATCGTCCAACAGATCGTCCATTGAGCGGTACGGATCCGACTGGTCCGACATATTACAGTCGCACAGCACCATCACCGGCCCCGTCTCCGCCTCGATCCGCGCGCGCAGGTCGGCCAGCTCGACATTGCGCGGGCCGTCTTCATAACCGAGCGGGAAAAACGGGCTGGTCGGGGATGGCGGATGGGCCACGAAGACCGTAACGGGCGTGCCGTCCACGTCCAGCACGACGCGCAGGTGCAGGTTGGCCGGTTCGACCGGCTCGTACATTTCCTGGTCCAGGATCGGGTAGCGGCTGATCAGTGCGACGCCATGCACGGTCGGCTGGGGATACCAGATCTGGTACGGATACCCGGCTTTCGTCGCAGCTTCGAGTTGGTCGGCGTGCTCGTAGCCGACTTCGTTCAGCCCGACGATGTCCGCGTCCAGCGCCAGCACGGTCTGTACCACCTGGGCCGGGTCGGAATCCTGGCTGTGCATGTTGTAAGCAGCCACGCGGAACTCGGCGGCGGCGGCCACCGCGCCGGAGTTATGCGGCATCAGCAGGCCGCCGAACAGCACGCCGAACGCAGCCAGCATGGGTACTTGCAGCGCCACCAGCAGCCAGCGGCGGCGGAACAGCAGCGCCGCAATCGCCATACCGAGCGCAGCGGCTGACATCCACAGCACGAAATTGTTCGCCCACGCCACGGCCCGCCACTGCTCGCCCACGGCGGCCCGCGCCGCCAGATAGCCAATCGTGCCCAGGCCATACAGCGCGATCGCGATCTGCACGGCAGCGGACACGCCCCGCCGCAGCACGGAAGTGGGCGATCCTACAGCCGCCCCGGAAGATTCCTGACTCATGCCACCACTCCTTACCCTTGCTTTGCCCTGTCACGCTCCCCCGTTAAACCATACACACATCCGTGATAAATTTCCCACTACGTTCAGGCAACGATCACCTGAATATGATCGCCGTCGTCTTCGTCTACCTCGACGCTGATCGGCTCATCGTCGGGCGCGAGTGTCACCATCGATAGCAGCGATGCGGCCAGATCGAGGTTGGCGCGCGTCTCCTTGTCGACGAAGCGCCGCCCGACGCGCAGGCCCCACCCTGCAATGCCGAGCGGCAGCGGCAGGCTGATGCGGAAGCGGTCGCCGTCGGTTTCGCTCACGCGGATGTGCACCCAGCGCGCGGTCCGGCTCCAGAATCCGGCCAGCACCACCAGCCCGGCCAGC
This window encodes:
- a CDS encoding NYN domain-containing protein; this translates as MPYLIDGHNLIGQMRSLRLDDPDDEAKLVERLKGFMMRKRKRCTVIFDAGLPGGPSRALSTSDVTVIFAPHSTPADSLLLRRIRDARDPGKWWVVSGDQQIVQVAQRRRMKVIAPRAFAAELEAPPMPDDDDPNPHMSAADVEEWLKLFRKGKDEKS
- a CDS encoding glycerophosphodiester phosphodiesterase — protein: MAEEELRTSPVLPPEDRPEWRYLKPIPRSLASHRHPIIVGHRGARGLAPENTLAAFRVAADLGIDGVEFDVQRTTDGELVVFHDDNLDRTTNGHGPIYEKTLAEVQALDAGSAFDPAFAGERIPTLRETLDTLKSTNLLLFIELKDPWRFPGMEAEVVALIRELGLVERTQIRSFYHAALHLVCHIAPEIALSELWWDRLPGDDEVIYKTVNAFFPLCTPDAIAQIHARGQEITAWTVNELDDARALVAAGIDGLTTDYPDRLLTLFAP
- a CDS encoding metallophosphoesterase, which codes for MNQLKTWAALIGAVVPGAGLFYAWRIEPRWPRVTHRTLAVPDLPPAFEGYRIAQLSDLHLGIRLTQNALPHVVTLTNRAAPDLVLLTGDIATAGRGGLAAGAAVLSRLEAPDGAWAILGNHDYFGHAARVKQHLADAGITLLRNEHRVLMRGTDWLVLAGVDDVLWGMPDLDASLCGAPEDAPVILMAHEPDYAPIAAENARVVLQLSGHAHGGQIRPPGLPPLLLPDLGKLYPEGAYRVGDMALYVSSGIGTGRVVLRFNCRPEIAVITLVRGDPARGVEWIESGEGV
- a CDS encoding endonuclease/exonuclease/phosphatase family protein, which codes for MRAPIIETSPVGNLGRAAWRLLQAAALLYGLGTIVYLIARLAVGERWGAVAWANNFVPWWALGALIAALVAGIGRRWPLAALEAPILLAFALLYGDLLLPSGDVAQAGDGITLKAATYNILSHFSDPDQVIDVIRDLDADIVGFEEVGPEHAARIQAELGEDYPYQVWYPQMPVHGVGLISRYPILEETPYAALPDSMRHLRAVIDTPGGPVTVFVAHPRPPHGLLPLGYDDASRDMELADLRARVRAESGPVIVLCDCNMSDQSDAYRATARLLHDSFREAGWGLDFSYPNRLRDLAPGLRVVRIDYVWHSDHFTALDARTWSSSGTSDHRPVVARLALKAEDS
- a CDS encoding endonuclease/exonuclease/phosphatase family protein → MSQESSGAAVGSPTSVLRRGVSAAVQIAIALYGLGTIGYLAARAAVGEQWRAVAWANNFVLWMSAAALGMAIAALLFRRRWLLVALQVPMLAAFGVLFGGLLMPHNSGAVAAAAEFRVAAYNMHSQDSDPAQVVQTVLALDADIVGLNEVGYEHADQLEAATKAGYPYQIWYPQPTVHGVALISRYPILDQEMYEPVEPANLHLRVVLDVDGTPVTVFVAHPPSPTSPFFPLGYEDGPRNVELADLRARIEAETGPVMVLCDCNMSDQSDPYRSMDDLLDDSFREAGRGFGLTFPYGRTFLPPLVRIDYIWISGDFTALDAHPAGSNGTSDHRPIIADLALHDAAGS